From the Endozoicomonas sp. Mp262 genome, the window CAGCAATGACATCAAAGCGGCAAAGGCGGCTGGAGTTAAAGTCATCGGGTTGCCTTACGGTTACAATCACGGACAACCTATTGAGGCATCAAATCCCGACCTTGTGGTTAAAACCCTTTCGGAACTAATCTGCTCTGTAAGCGATTAATTAACCCTGCCGTGATTTAGGAAGAGTTTTGATTCCATGGCGGCAGCTGTTCAATATCTGCCAGTGTTTTTGCTATGGGCAGTCGGGTAGACACCTTCTTCAAATAGTTATACGGCTACAGACCGCAGGTTTTGGCAGTCTTCACCAGGCTGTAAAGATTGGCATTACTATTTGCTCCTTTCTGATTGGTTCTGAACAACCAAGCCTTACGGCCTATCACAAAGGGGCATATAGCATTCTCTATCAGACTATTATCCATGTACAGGTAACCTCTATCACATTAACAGACAAGCCTGCCCCCCTGATTGTTGGGGTAATGCAGGGCTTTTTCCGTCAAGCTTTAGGGCAGCTGTCTTCTCATCATGACTGGTAGCCCTTAGCACCTTGGACTCTAACCCTTTGGATTTTAACCAGTCGAGAATGGCCTGGTGTCCTCTAGAAGCTGCATAATGAACAGCTGTTTTTCCAGCATTGTTTGTAGCTCCCAGATTCAATCCTTTGGATTCTAACCATTCGAGAGTGGTCTGATGTCCTGCATCAGCTGCATAATGAACAGCTGTTTTCCCAGCATTGTCTGTAGCTCCTAGATCCACCCCTTTGGATTCTAGCCATTTGAGAGTAGTCTGATGCCCTCCAGAAGCTGCATAATGAACGGCTGTTTTCCCAGCATTGTTTGTAGCTTCCAGATCCAATCCCAACTTCTCAGGAATGATATGATACCCTCTGGAAGTCGCATAATGAAAATTTGGTTTCCCGACATTGTCTGTAGCTTCCAGATTCAACCCTTTGGATTCTAACCATTCGAGAATAGCCTGACGTCCTTTAGAAGCTGCATAATGAACAGCTGTGTCTCCCGTATTGCTTGTAGCTTCCAGATCCAACCCTTTGGATTCTAACCATTCGAGAGTGGCCTGATGCCCTCCCAAAGCTGCATAATGAACAGCTGTGTCTCCCAGATTGCTTGTAGCTTTCAGATCCACCCCTTTGGATTCCAACCATTCGAGAGTGGCCTGATGTCCTCCTAAAGCCGCATAATGGACAGCTATTTTCCCCATATTGCTTGTAGCTTTCAGATTCAACCCTTTGGATTCCAACCATTCGAGAGTAGCCTGATGTCCCCCTACAGCCGCATAATGAATAGCGGTTTTCCCAACATTATCTGTAGCTCCCAGATTCAACCCTTTAGCTACCAACCACTCAAGAATTATAAGGTATCCTCCTAAAGCGGCATAATGAATAGCGGTTTTTCCCCCATTTTCTGCAACCCCTAGTTCTACCCCTTTATCTGCCAGCCATTCAAGCATTTCGTGACGACGATGCTCAGGAGCTCCCTCCATCACGTAGTAATTAAGAGCTAAATGAACCACTGTTAATCCATTACTGTTAGTTGCTCGCAGATCCAAACCTTCAGTTTCTAGCCATTCAAGAACTGGCTGCCATTTTAAAGGAATAGTTATAGCCACATGATGAACGGCTGTTTGTCCTTGACTATCGGTAGCCCTCAGTTCCAACCCCTG encodes:
- a CDS encoding ankyrin repeat domain-containing protein, with translation MRYVLYFFLILIQSLASYSADIFELCQKGRLEELKTLDITEILNSRDRYGTPPIHYAVFGNQEEVIDWLIAKGADLKAEDRAGLTVIHTAAFGGHQSLLESLVARGLEFTPSKNKMTAVHCAARGGCLSLLQWLVDQGLELRATDSQGQTAVHHVAITIPLKWQPVLEWLETEGLDLRATNSNGLTVVHLALNYYVMEGAPEHRRHEMLEWLADKGVELGVAENGGKTAIHYAALGGYLIILEWLVAKGLNLGATDNVGKTAIHYAAVGGHQATLEWLESKGLNLKATSNMGKIAVHYAALGGHQATLEWLESKGVDLKATSNLGDTAVHYAALGGHQATLEWLESKGLDLEATSNTGDTAVHYAASKGRQAILEWLESKGLNLEATDNVGKPNFHYATSRGYHIIPEKLGLDLEATNNAGKTAVHYAASGGHQTTLKWLESKGVDLGATDNAGKTAVHYAADAGHQTTLEWLESKGLNLGATNNAGKTAVHYAASRGHQAILDWLKSKGLESKVLRATSHDEKTAALKLDGKSPALPQQSGGQACLLM